The DNA sequence ACGCCTCCTCCTCGCGGCCATCTGCCTGCTTCTGGCGACAGGAGCCGGCGCGGCCGAGAAGCAGCTGCCGAGCTTCACGCTCACCGACCTCGACGGCAAGCCGGTCACCTCCGCGAGCCTGATCGGGGATGGGCCCGTCCTGCTGAACTTCTGGGCCACCTGGTGCAAGCCCTGCCTGGCCGAGCAGCCGAAGCTGAAGACCTTTGCCGAGCAGTGGGCGGGCAAGGGCTTTCGCGTGGTCTCGATCAGCATCGACGACCCGCGCACGGCCAAGCAGGTGAAACCCTTCGTGCATCGGCACGGGCTCGGCTTCCCCGTCTACCTGGACGCCAACCAGGAGGCCTATCGCAAGCTGGGCGGGCGCGCCGTTCCCTTCAATGTGCTCGTCGGCTCCGACGGCAGCCTGCTCTCGGCCACGATGGGCTACAAGGACCAGGATGCGGAGACCTGGGGCACCCTGATCGAGGCGGACCTGGCGGCGCGGGCGAAGGCGGGGGAGGCGAAGCCGAGTGACTAGGCGGGCAGCGGCCCTCGCGGTCGCGCTCCTGGCCGGTCTCGCGGGCGGCGCCCGCGCGATCGGCGGGGACCTCAGCGTGCAGGCGCAGAACGACCTGCAGGCGAGCCACGACATCGAGACCGAGCGGGACATCATCGAGAACTGGCTGGACCTGGACCTCTACGGCCAGGACTTCCAGCTCGGCCTGCGCTACTCGAGCTTCGCGCCGCCGGACCCCATCGTCTCCACCGACCAGAAGAGCAGCGAGGGGATCACGCACCGCTTCGCCGAGCTGCAGCTCAGCCAGACGCACCTGCGCGTGGGCACCTTCACCAAGCTCTTCGGCCGCGGGCTCGCGCTGCGCAGCTTCGAGAACCGCGACCTGCGCCTGGACACCAACCTCGACGGCTTCCTCATCGGGCAGGAGGGCGGCTGGTGGCGGGGCAGCCTGCTCTCGGGCCGGGTGGCCACGGGCCAGCTGGAAACGGCGGTGCGCGAGCGCGCCGACCGCCTGAGCGGCGCCGACCTCGAGGCGGGGCATGGCCCGCTGACCCTGGGGGGCTCCTTCCTCACGCTCGAGCGGCCGAACTCGCCGGCGCGGCCCGAGGTGCACGCCCTGCGCGCGAGCTTTGCCAAGGGGCCGTTCTCGCTCGATTG is a window from the bacterium genome containing:
- a CDS encoding TlpA family protein disulfide reductase, whose protein sequence is MRRLLLAAICLLLATGAGAAEKQLPSFTLTDLDGKPVTSASLIGDGPVLLNFWATWCKPCLAEQPKLKTFAEQWAGKGFRVVSISIDDPRTAKQVKPFVHRHGLGFPVYLDANQEAYRKLGGRAVPFNVLVGSDGSLLSATMGYKDQDAETWGTLIEADLAARAKAGEAKPSD